A window from Chryseobacterium vaccae encodes these proteins:
- a CDS encoding sodium-translocating pyrophosphatase: protein MDLFVLVPIFGVVALLYTFLQSNWVSRQNAGNEKMKIISGHIADGAMAFLKAEYKILTYFVVVVAILLAVMGSSNANSHWSIGVAFAVGAVFSALAGFIGMKIATKANVRTAEAAKTSLSKALKVSFTGGSVMGMGVAGLAVLGLGSLFLIIKQIFAPEATVDSHEMERTIEILTGFSLGAESIALFARVGGGIYTKAADVGADLVGKVEAGIPEDDPRNPATIADNVGDNVGDVAGMGADLFGSYVATVLATMVLGRETISNDAFGGFAPILLPMLIAGTGIIFSMIGTLFVRINDNEGSSTSSVQNALNLGNWGSIVITAISSYFLVNYTLPETMTLRGHEFTKMGVFGAIMVGLVVGTLMSIITEYYTAMGKRPVSSIVRQSSTGHATNIIGGLSVGMESTLLPIIVLAGGIYGSYLCAGLYGVAIAAAGMMATTAMQLAIDAFGPIADNAGGIAEMSELPKEVREKTDILDAVGNTTAATGKGFAIASAALTALALFAAFVGIAGIDGIDIYRADVLAGLFVGGMIPFIFSSLAITAVGQAAMAMVEEVRRQFREIPGILEGKAQPEYEKCVAISTDASIRKMMLPGAIAIVSPLLIGFIFGPEVLGGFLAGATVCGVLMGMFQNNAGGAWDNAKKSFEKGVDINGQTYYKGSEPHKASVTGDTVGDPFKDTSGPSMNILIKLMSIVSLVIAPTLAVLHKDKIEANRKAKLESLMGASQAHSTTVSAVQEAIPGEVKGHLNENGDFVYETGNVQEIKLKGGKTIAIGEGSKLYQLYNAVDKKDKSILDPNIWYTIENLYFETGSSDLKAGSEAQLNNLAEILNAYPDLKIKLGGYTDNTGNEESNLKLSNLRAQTAKLKLLELGIPSDRVEADGYGSQHPVCAANDTDECKAKNRRIDVRVLAL, encoded by the coding sequence ATGGATCTATTTGTGTTAGTGCCAATTTTTGGTGTTGTTGCGCTGTTGTATACTTTTTTGCAGAGCAATTGGGTAAGCAGACAGAATGCCGGAAATGAAAAAATGAAAATAATCAGTGGACATATCGCTGATGGTGCAATGGCTTTTCTAAAGGCCGAGTACAAGATTTTAACCTATTTCGTAGTAGTAGTGGCCATCCTTTTGGCTGTAATGGGTTCCAGTAACGCCAATTCTCACTGGAGCATCGGAGTTGCTTTTGCCGTAGGAGCTGTATTTTCAGCCCTGGCAGGATTCATTGGAATGAAGATCGCTACAAAAGCCAATGTAAGAACCGCAGAGGCAGCAAAAACATCCTTATCAAAAGCACTTAAAGTATCTTTTACCGGAGGTTCCGTAATGGGAATGGGTGTTGCCGGACTGGCTGTTTTGGGCTTGGGATCCTTATTTCTGATTATTAAACAGATCTTTGCTCCGGAAGCTACTGTGGATTCCCATGAAATGGAAAGAACCATTGAAATTCTCACCGGATTTTCTTTAGGAGCAGAATCTATTGCTCTTTTTGCCAGAGTGGGAGGCGGTATCTATACAAAAGCAGCAGACGTTGGCGCTGACCTGGTAGGAAAAGTAGAAGCTGGAATTCCAGAAGATGATCCAAGAAACCCGGCTACCATTGCAGATAATGTAGGAGATAACGTGGGAGACGTAGCAGGCATGGGAGCCGATTTATTTGGTTCTTATGTGGCAACTGTATTGGCAACCATGGTTTTAGGAAGAGAAACGATTTCCAATGATGCTTTCGGTGGATTTGCCCCGATTCTTCTGCCGATGCTTATTGCGGGAACAGGAATTATATTTTCTATGATAGGAACTTTATTCGTAAGAATTAATGATAATGAAGGCTCATCTACTTCCTCTGTTCAGAATGCCCTGAATCTGGGAAACTGGGGAAGTATCGTAATCACTGCCATATCATCCTATTTTTTGGTAAATTATACACTTCCAGAAACCATGACCCTCAGAGGGCATGAATTTACAAAAATGGGCGTTTTTGGAGCAATAATGGTAGGTCTGGTTGTGGGTACCCTAATGAGTATTATTACAGAATATTATACTGCCATGGGTAAAAGACCGGTTTCCAGTATTGTGAGACAGTCTTCCACAGGGCATGCAACCAATATTATTGGCGGCCTTTCTGTAGGAATGGAATCAACGCTGCTTCCGATTATTGTGCTTGCAGGAGGAATTTACGGATCTTACTTATGTGCCGGACTATACGGAGTAGCAATTGCTGCTGCCGGAATGATGGCTACAACAGCTATGCAGCTTGCAATTGATGCCTTCGGGCCAATTGCAGATAACGCCGGAGGTATTGCTGAAATGAGTGAGCTTCCGAAAGAAGTCCGTGAAAAAACAGATATTCTTGATGCGGTAGGAAATACAACTGCAGCTACAGGTAAAGGATTTGCAATTGCTTCTGCAGCATTAACAGCACTGGCCTTATTTGCTGCTTTCGTAGGAATTGCAGGAATTGATGGTATTGATATTTACAGAGCAGATGTTCTGGCCGGATTATTTGTAGGAGGAATGATTCCTTTTATATTTTCCTCTCTGGCTATTACAGCAGTAGGACAGGCAGCCATGGCTATGGTGGAAGAAGTGAGAAGACAGTTTCGTGAAATTCCGGGAATCCTGGAAGGAAAAGCACAGCCTGAATATGAAAAATGTGTCGCCATTTCTACCGATGCCTCTATCCGGAAAATGATGCTTCCGGGGGCGATTGCTATTGTATCTCCTTTGTTGATCGGGTTTATTTTCGGACCTGAAGTATTGGGAGGTTTCTTAGCAGGAGCTACCGTTTGCGGAGTTCTTATGGGAATGTTCCAGAATAATGCCGGCGGTGCCTGGGATAATGCTAAAAAATCTTTTGAAAAAGGCGTAGATATTAACGGTCAGACCTACTACAAAGGTTCAGAGCCACATAAAGCTTCTGTAACCGGAGATACCGTGGGAGATCCGTTTAAAGATACTTCCGGACCTTCTATGAACATTCTGATTAAGCTGATGTCCATCGTTTCACTGGTAATTGCTCCAACACTTGCAGTACTGCATAAAGATAAGATTGAAGCTAACAGAAAGGCTAAGCTGGAAAGTCTTATGGGAGCATCGCAGGCACATTCCACTACCGTGAGTGCTGTTCAGGAAGCTATTCCGGGAGAAGTGAAAGGGCATCTTAATGAAAACGGAGACTTTGTATATGAAACCGGAAATGTTCAGGAAATTAAGCTGAAAGGAGGAAAAACAATTGCTATTGGTGAAGGAAGTAAACTATATCAGCTGTATAATGCAGTAGATAAGAAAGATAAATCCATTTTAGATCCCAATATCTGGTATACTATTGAAAACCTTTATTTTGAAACCGGATCAAGCGACCTGAAAGCAGGGTCTGAAGCACAGCTGAATAATCTTGCTGAGATTCTGAATGCGTATCCGGATCTTAAGATCAAATTAGGTGGATATACAGACAATACCGGAAATGAAGAAAGCAATCTGAAATTATCTAATCTGAGAGCTCAGACGGCGAAACTTAAACTTCTGGAATTGGGAATTCCGTCAGATAGGGTAGAAGCAGATGGTTATGGTTCACAGCATCCCGTATGCGCGGCTAATGATACCGATGAATGTAAAGCTAAAAACAGAAGAATTGATGTAAGAGTTCTGGCTCTGTAG
- a CDS encoding aminotransferase class I/II-fold pyridoxal phosphate-dependent enzyme, whose protein sequence is MEKIYGFTHYSFFTEMSDLAIRHNSFDLSLGIPDFDIDLRLTTFLKEAADYDSHHYEPLAGNPFLIKNIIQFNGRRKNSIQLKETEVTIIPCATFALHTALKSVLNQEDEVIIIQPSYYTYGPSVVINGGIPVYYDLDQNFTIDWEKFQQCISKKTKAIIVNSPQNPTGKIWKQNDWQQLYELIKDQEIYLISEEIYDTYCYDGVEHYSSLLHPELKNRTFCIFSFGKMFHTSGWKVSYLAASEDLTSKFRCYQQYISYSANAPAQYALAKYLEVFDPSENQRLMQKKRDLFYDMAQNTPLETLQKAEGSVFQIVNFRNISKTMTDVEFSKWLTVEKKTACLPLSAFYHSKQNSDYVRFSFAKKDEVIIQAMEYLRRNL, encoded by the coding sequence ATGGAAAAAATTTACGGATTTACTCATTATTCATTTTTCACAGAAATGTCTGATCTTGCCATCAGGCATAACAGCTTTGATCTTTCTTTAGGAATTCCCGATTTTGACATTGATCTGCGCCTGACAACATTTTTAAAAGAAGCCGCAGATTATGACAGTCATCATTATGAACCTTTGGCAGGCAATCCGTTTCTTATAAAAAATATCATACAGTTTAATGGGCGGCGAAAAAACAGTATTCAGCTTAAAGAAACTGAAGTCACGATTATCCCGTGTGCAACCTTTGCTTTACATACTGCACTAAAATCCGTTTTGAATCAGGAAGATGAAGTCATCATTATACAGCCTTCTTATTATACCTATGGTCCATCTGTAGTGATCAACGGAGGTATTCCTGTCTATTATGATCTCGACCAAAATTTTACTATAGACTGGGAAAAGTTTCAACAATGTATTTCTAAAAAGACAAAAGCAATCATCGTTAATTCACCCCAAAACCCTACCGGAAAAATATGGAAACAAAACGACTGGCAGCAGTTGTACGAGCTGATTAAAGATCAGGAAATTTACCTGATTTCAGAAGAGATTTATGATACTTATTGTTATGATGGTGTCGAGCATTACAGTTCTTTGCTGCATCCGGAACTTAAAAACAGAACGTTCTGTATTTTTTCTTTCGGAAAAATGTTTCATACCTCCGGCTGGAAAGTAAGCTATTTGGCAGCATCCGAAGATCTGACTTCAAAGTTCAGGTGCTATCAGCAGTATATTTCTTATAGTGCCAATGCTCCGGCACAATATGCACTGGCAAAATACTTGGAAGTCTTTGATCCGTCTGAAAACCAAAGATTGATGCAGAAAAAGAGAGATCTGTTTTATGATATGGCTCAAAACACTCCTTTAGAAACCCTGCAGAAAGCAGAGGGAAGTGTTTTCCAAATTGTTAATTTCAGAAATATTTCCAAAACAATGACCGATGTAGAGTTCTCCAAATGGCTGACTGTTGAAAAGAAAACAGCCTGTTTGCCTCTCTCTGCATTTTATCATTCAAAACAGAACTCAGATTATGTGCGATTTAGTTTTGCTAAAAAGGATGAAGTGATTATTCAGGCGATGGAGTACCTGAGAAGGAATCTTTAA
- a CDS encoding M28 family metallopeptidase — MKKLLIPLFSAAVLVSCGTAKIAERAPDQSSSSAKGDKAFLSAYKFIKADELKKNLYVIASDEMGGRDTGSPGQKKAGEYMINYYKSLGISYPKALGSYYQKVPAEFMKKRGGGNLPDSENILAFIEGSEKPEEIVVISAHYDHVGTKDGVVYNGADDDGSGTVAVMQIAKAFQEAKKAGKGPKRSILFLHVTGEEHGLFGSDYYTSNPVFPLANTVVDLNIDMIGRDDPDNRGKQYVYVIGSEMLSSQLKVINEEANTKTNNLELNYKYDDPNDPQQLYYRSDHYNFAKNNVPVAFYFDGIHEDYHRPTDDPDKIDYPLLEKRTQLVFATAWEIANRAERIVVDKK, encoded by the coding sequence ATGAAAAAATTACTTATACCGTTATTTTCCGCTGCTGTACTGGTAAGCTGCGGAACTGCAAAAATAGCTGAAAGAGCACCGGATCAGTCTTCTTCTTCCGCTAAAGGTGATAAAGCTTTTCTTTCTGCATATAAGTTCATTAAAGCAGATGAGTTAAAGAAAAACTTATATGTGATTGCTTCTGATGAAATGGGAGGAAGAGATACAGGAAGCCCGGGGCAGAAAAAAGCGGGTGAGTATATGATCAACTATTATAAAAGTCTAGGAATATCATATCCGAAAGCACTTGGGTCCTATTATCAAAAGGTTCCGGCTGAATTTATGAAAAAAAGAGGCGGTGGAAATCTTCCGGATTCAGAAAATATCCTTGCATTTATTGAAGGAAGTGAAAAACCTGAAGAAATTGTAGTGATTTCGGCACATTATGACCATGTAGGAACCAAGGACGGTGTGGTATATAACGGGGCTGATGATGACGGAAGCGGTACCGTAGCCGTGATGCAGATCGCCAAAGCTTTTCAGGAAGCTAAAAAAGCAGGAAAAGGACCTAAGAGATCTATTTTGTTTCTTCATGTAACAGGAGAAGAGCATGGCCTGTTCGGATCAGATTATTATACCAGCAATCCGGTGTTCCCGTTGGCGAATACCGTTGTAGATCTTAATATAGACATGATTGGGCGTGATGATCCGGATAACAGAGGAAAACAATATGTATACGTAATCGGTTCCGAAATGTTGAGCTCACAGCTTAAAGTGATTAATGAAGAAGCCAATACCAAAACCAATAATCTGGAACTGAACTATAAGTATGATGATCCGAATGATCCTCAGCAGCTGTATTACCGTTCAGATCATTATAACTTTGCTAAAAATAATGTCCCGGTAGCATTCTATTTCGACGGAATTCATGAAGATTACCACCGTCCTACAGATGATCCTGATAAAATCGACTATCCTTTGCTGGAAAAAAGAACCCAGCTTGTTTTTGCTACGGCCTGGGAAATAGCCAACAGAGCAGAAAGAATTGTTGTAGATAAAAAATAA
- a CDS encoding GNAT family N-acetyltransferase has translation MKVIIREALPEDIFQIQRVRNSVKENVLSDPGLVTDQDCEEFLFERGRGWVAEIDSEITGFSIVDLKEHNIWALFVHPDFEDQGIGRQLHDQMIDWYFKQTQHDVWLGTAPNTRAETFYRKSGWKENGMHGKGEIRFEMDWSTWKNRK, from the coding sequence ATGAAAGTAATAATCCGAGAAGCATTACCAGAGGATATTTTTCAGATTCAGAGAGTCAGAAACTCTGTAAAAGAGAATGTATTGTCAGATCCTGGATTAGTGACTGATCAGGATTGTGAAGAGTTTCTTTTTGAAAGAGGAAGGGGCTGGGTGGCAGAAATTGATTCTGAAATTACAGGATTTTCAATAGTTGATCTGAAAGAACATAATATCTGGGCACTTTTTGTTCATCCTGATTTTGAAGATCAGGGAATCGGAAGACAGCTTCATGATCAAATGATCGACTGGTATTTTAAACAAACCCAACATGATGTCTGGCTGGGAACAGCTCCCAATACCAGAGCAGAAACATTTTACCGAAAATCAGGCTGGAAAGAAAACGGAATGCACGGAAAAGGAGAAATCCGTTTTGAAATGGACTGGTCGACATGGAAAAACAGAAAATAA
- a CDS encoding VOC family protein: MKQQVKSIRPFIGAENFEISRRFYKDLGFEEFILEPKLSLFKKGETGFYLQDYYAKDWVDNTMIFMEVEDTDNFYKELLALNFTEKYKGTRLTPVRTMEWGKECFVHDPSGILWHFGEFF; encoded by the coding sequence ATGAAACAGCAGGTAAAATCCATCCGCCCGTTTATTGGTGCCGAAAATTTTGAAATAAGCCGTCGTTTTTACAAAGATCTCGGATTTGAAGAATTCATTCTCGAACCTAAATTATCTCTGTTTAAAAAAGGAGAAACCGGTTTTTATCTTCAGGATTACTATGCGAAAGATTGGGTAGACAATACCATGATTTTCATGGAAGTGGAAGATACAGATAACTTCTATAAAGAGCTTTTGGCTCTGAATTTCACAGAAAAATATAAAGGAACCAGACTTACTCCGGTGAGAACGATGGAATGGGGAAAAGAATGCTTCGTACATGATCCGTCCGGGATTTTGTGGCATTTTGGTGAGTTTTTTTAA
- a CDS encoding endonuclease V, whose product MIYAFDTYYYEDHANTVCIAFEDWTSEKESEIFTEKTEISSDYESGAFYKRELPCIISLLKKITLKEGDIIIVDGYVTLNNDGKIGLGGYLYDALEQKYPIIGIAKNEFAAPDSLRKNIFRGESKTPLFLTVKGADSDEILKKVEQMHGPYRIPTLLKKLDQFSRA is encoded by the coding sequence ATGATTTACGCTTTTGATACCTACTATTATGAGGATCACGCCAATACAGTATGTATTGCATTTGAAGACTGGACTTCTGAAAAAGAATCTGAAATTTTTACCGAAAAAACAGAGATCAGCTCTGATTATGAAAGTGGAGCTTTTTACAAAAGAGAACTTCCGTGTATTATTAGCCTGCTAAAGAAAATAACCTTAAAAGAAGGAGATATAATCATTGTAGACGGCTATGTTACCTTAAATAACGATGGAAAGATAGGATTAGGAGGCTATCTTTATGATGCACTTGAACAGAAATATCCCATTATCGGAATCGCAAAAAATGAATTTGCGGCCCCGGATTCTTTACGAAAAAATATATTTCGCGGAGAAAGCAAAACTCCCTTATTTCTTACGGTGAAAGGTGCTGATTCTGATGAAATTCTTAAAAAAGTAGAACAGATGCATGGTCCATACAGAATTCCTACATTACTAAAAAAGCTAGACCAGTTTTCAAGGGCATAA
- a CDS encoding T9SS type A sorting domain-containing protein, giving the protein MKRLSTLAAVLFYMMMDAQYCSPAFQYGADSNMITLVSFGNINNTSPFQSGTTPVYEDFTSISTDLQAGNSYPISVKGPSSTFPSDVVVFIDFNQNGNFNDAGESFYVGRLGAANPANAETVSGTVTVPANASSGTTRMRVLKNNNTAAYSDPNAPSSISTACDTNLRSGQAEDYTIFIAGNNVGFPAPYCGTENISTHTVSEISRVEFAGKSNDSNIDGNSEVLENFTNIIFDVNRGGSYPITMTGGTHGQTTVSAYAYIDFNHNNIFDADEAFNLGYLDNSDPIGHEQSGVTSGTIVIPSNALLGATRFRLVKAYESSSWMGTLENLPCPSGWFIGQAEDYTINVQAENLAIAEVSKKAVAKIFPNPTSGSLTIRTEEKLEKYEIYDLTGRKLSEGNTAVVSLDELAAGTYLIKIQTKDHKVITEKIIKK; this is encoded by the coding sequence ATGAAAAGATTATCTACTCTTGCAGCTGTGCTGTTTTATATGATGATGGATGCGCAGTACTGCAGTCCGGCATTTCAATACGGAGCAGACAGCAATATGATTACCTTGGTAAGTTTTGGAAATATCAACAATACATCGCCGTTTCAGTCTGGAACTACACCTGTATATGAAGATTTTACCTCAATATCTACAGACCTGCAGGCAGGAAACAGTTATCCAATCTCTGTAAAAGGTCCTTCAAGTACATTTCCGAGTGATGTGGTCGTTTTTATAGATTTCAATCAGAATGGAAATTTTAATGATGCCGGAGAAAGTTTTTATGTCGGAAGACTGGGGGCGGCCAATCCTGCCAATGCTGAAACTGTGAGTGGAACGGTTACTGTACCGGCAAACGCTTCTTCGGGAACAACAAGAATGAGAGTGCTTAAAAATAACAATACAGCAGCTTATTCGGATCCGAATGCACCTAGTTCCATCAGTACAGCCTGTGATACCAATTTAAGATCGGGACAGGCAGAGGACTATACCATTTTTATTGCCGGAAATAATGTTGGTTTCCCGGCACCTTACTGCGGCACTGAAAATATAAGTACCCATACCGTAAGTGAAATAAGCAGAGTAGAATTTGCAGGAAAAAGCAATGACAGCAATATCGACGGGAATTCAGAAGTGCTGGAAAATTTCACAAATATTATATTTGATGTGAACAGAGGTGGTTCTTATCCTATTACAATGACCGGAGGAACCCACGGTCAGACTACTGTTTCAGCGTATGCCTATATAGATTTTAATCACAATAATATATTTGATGCCGATGAAGCGTTTAACCTGGGATATTTAGACAATTCTGATCCTATTGGCCATGAGCAGTCGGGAGTGACTTCAGGAACAATTGTCATCCCTTCCAATGCGTTGCTGGGGGCAACCCGTTTCAGGCTGGTAAAAGCATATGAGTCAAGTTCGTGGATGGGAACGCTGGAAAATCTTCCGTGCCCGTCAGGATGGTTCATAGGACAGGCAGAAGACTATACCATTAATGTACAGGCAGAAAATCTTGCTATCGCAGAAGTATCAAAAAAAGCTGTCGCAAAAATATTCCCGAATCCAACATCAGGTTCTTTAACTATAAGAACGGAAGAGAAATTGGAAAAATATGAGATATATGATCTGACAGGAAGAAAATTATCAGAAGGAAACACTGCTGTTGTAAGCTTGGATGAGTTGGCAGCGGGAACTTACCTGATAAAAATTCAGACTAAAGATCATAAGGTTATCACCGAAAAAATCATAAAAAAATAA
- a CDS encoding GLPGLI family protein, whose translation MKKTVLMAVLAAGFWAKSQTHRFIYDVIYKKDADSEVLTKENFHLDIHPEKVEYYQRDFFIADSLITNNLQFPKDSKLNTSTIIYHKTGNENYDEYDLMEDTVLKLQTKDSQQWKLTGESKKVKDLQLQKATTSYGGREWTAWFAKDIPFQEGPYKFHGLPGLIVELYDDKNNYKFELVKSVKLDKPVKNMFIDMSRERSVPVTWEKYKTTKLTFYESPINFIRNGAEGDQFFLNDGTKVNAANRREVNERMRQNIKRFNNPVELDKKIMYP comes from the coding sequence ATGAAAAAAACAGTACTTATGGCAGTTCTGGCTGCCGGCTTTTGGGCTAAATCCCAGACCCACCGATTCATCTATGATGTCATTTACAAAAAAGATGCAGATTCAGAAGTTCTGACCAAAGAGAATTTTCATCTGGACATCCATCCTGAAAAAGTAGAATACTACCAAAGGGATTTCTTTATTGCAGACTCTCTGATCACCAATAACCTTCAGTTTCCTAAAGATAGCAAATTGAATACCTCAACCATTATTTATCATAAAACCGGAAATGAAAATTATGATGAATATGATCTTATGGAAGATACCGTTTTAAAGCTTCAGACCAAAGATTCCCAACAGTGGAAGCTTACTGGGGAAAGTAAAAAAGTGAAAGATCTTCAGCTTCAGAAAGCAACAACAAGCTATGGTGGAAGAGAATGGACCGCCTGGTTTGCCAAGGATATTCCGTTTCAGGAAGGACCGTATAAATTTCATGGTCTGCCGGGGCTTATTGTAGAACTTTACGATGATAAGAACAATTACAAGTTTGAGTTGGTAAAGTCTGTGAAATTGGATAAACCCGTTAAAAATATGTTTATTGACATGTCGAGGGAAAGAAGCGTTCCGGTTACCTGGGAAAAATATAAAACAACGAAACTTACATTCTATGAATCTCCGATTAATTTCATCAGGAACGGAGCAGAGGGTGATCAGTTCTTCCTGAATGACGGAACAAAAGTAAATGCAGCCAATAGACGGGAAGTGAATGAAAGAATGAGACAGAATATCAAAAGATTCAACAATCCTGTTGAGCTGGATAAAAAGATTATGTATCCTTAA